CTTCATTAAATTGCCAGTAACTTACCAATCCGGTTTCATTTCCAACCAAAGGAATATACATATTTTCACGGATTTCTTCTTCGGTTCTCACTATATTCCACAAACGCATTTCTTCTAAAATACCGCTGTAGAATCCGGTTGATCCATTTTTCGAACCAATTAATTTGTCTATGTCGTTATCAGTAAAATTGTAATTATTTTCTGTAAGAAGCTGCTGTTCCTCACCATTCACAAATATCTTATGATTCCCCATTCCGGTTCCATTTCTGCTATATACTATATGATTCCATTCATTCTCTGAAATTGCATTATCTTCTGTTTCCACAACCCAGGTTCCGGGACCTGTTACAGCAATTCTATTTGTACCGCCATTCCCAGCTCCAACTTCCAATTGGAAACTACCGTCATCATTATTTTTCCTGGTAGAAAATATACTTTGTCGAAAAGAGAGATCAGCAGGTTTTATCCAAGCTTCGACCGTTAAAGTATTCCCTACATCAAAGCTATTTTCGTTTCCGCAGTTTATATAATCATCCGTTCCATCGAATTCCAGTGCTGTCCCGGGAAACTCGTCTATTTCTGCTCCGGTTCCGCTAACGGCAATGTATTTTGCTTCTAATCCGGTGGAAGAATGAACTATGCTCCCTGAATAAGTTCTCAGTGAATCCGGTTCAAACCGAACATAGATTGTCTCAGAAACTGAACCATCAACGGGTGATATTGACAGTTCTTGCAGGAATCCCGTATCTTCCGATAATGATACTTTAAATCTTCCGGGCATTCAATATTTAAATCATTTATCAGGTTGATAGCCGTTAGATAGTAATTCTTTGTTGGCAAACCTCCAACTACAATGTTTCCAAAACTCATTGAATCAATAGTTTCCTGCTTACAATAATGTATTTTTCCATTTAATTCTCCGATAAAAAGCTCTTCCAGTCCATCACCATCGAT
This genomic interval from Candidatus Cloacimonadota bacterium contains the following:
- a CDS encoding LamG domain-containing protein, producing the protein MPGRFKVSLSEDTGFLQELSISPVDGSVSETIYVRFEPDSLRTYSGSIVHSSTGLEAKYIAVSGTGAEIDEFPGTALEFDGTDDYINCGNENSFDVGNTLTVEAWIKPADLSFRQSIFSTRKNNDDGSFQLEVGAGNGGTNRIAVTGPGTWVVETEDNAISENEWNHIVYSRNGTGMGNHKIFVNGEEQQLLTENNYNFTDNDIDKLIGSKNGSTGFYSGILEEMRLWNIVRTEEEIRENMYIPLVGNETGLVSYWQFNE